The Petrocella atlantisensis genome has a window encoding:
- a CDS encoding murein hydrolase activator EnvC family protein, translating to MKKRFLVLALLIMSLILGTNIYGSKMEELEKKKENIEKEFEAVQKNLASTKAELKVALQSIEKIEVDILDTEFRLNDLNRQIEAKHVEIENTLVELNNIKMEKDTLNLQAQDRIRVMYEYGNSGYLEVLFASKDMVDFFNRLEYINRLLEFDNKLFKNLEDIETSIREKEAKLKAEEVQLSHISAETNLKKIQLEDKILTKNQEVANYSEDQKVYENMMVELEKAEKAVDSEIKELIRRSTLIYKGGKMEWPVSGWYRISSPFGPRVHPIFKTTRLHNGIDIPASGGVSVTAAEKGVVILAKYSSSYGNYIIIDHGSGYATLYAHNSKLLVTTGQAVTRGEKIAEIGSTGWSTGNHLHFGIQINGEWVDPMLYVK from the coding sequence TTGAAAAAAAGATTTCTGGTCTTGGCCTTACTCATAATGAGCTTAATTCTTGGAACCAATATTTATGGCTCAAAAATGGAGGAGTTAGAAAAGAAAAAAGAAAATATTGAAAAGGAATTTGAAGCTGTTCAAAAGAATCTAGCGAGTACGAAGGCGGAACTCAAGGTAGCCCTTCAGTCAATAGAAAAAATCGAAGTCGATATTTTGGATACAGAATTTAGGTTGAATGATCTTAATCGCCAAATAGAGGCAAAACACGTAGAAATAGAAAACACACTGGTTGAGCTTAATAACATCAAGATGGAAAAAGACACACTTAATTTACAAGCCCAAGATAGAATCAGAGTCATGTATGAATATGGGAATTCTGGGTACTTGGAAGTTTTATTTGCATCCAAGGACATGGTGGACTTTTTTAATCGATTAGAGTACATTAATCGATTGTTGGAATTTGACAATAAGTTATTTAAAAACTTAGAAGATATTGAAACGTCTATAAGAGAAAAAGAAGCTAAGCTAAAAGCGGAAGAAGTTCAACTGAGCCATATATCGGCAGAGACGAATTTGAAGAAAATTCAACTTGAAGATAAAATTCTTACAAAAAACCAAGAAGTTGCAAATTATTCAGAAGACCAAAAAGTCTATGAAAATATGATGGTTGAATTAGAAAAAGCTGAAAAAGCGGTTGATTCTGAAATAAAGGAGCTTATAAGGCGAAGTACTTTAATCTATAAAGGTGGCAAAATGGAATGGCCTGTATCAGGTTGGTATAGAATTTCTTCACCCTTTGGACCGAGAGTTCATCCGATTTTTAAAACAACAAGGCTCCATAACGGTATAGATATTCCTGCATCAGGAGGTGTATCGGTGACAGCGGCTGAAAAGGGTGTGGTCATTTTAGCCAAATATAGCAGTTCATACGGTAATTATATTATTATTGATCATGGTAGCGGTTACGCCACTTTGTATGCACATAATTCTAAGCTACTTGTGACAACGGGGCAAGCCGTTACACGAGGTGAAAAGATTGCCGAGATTGGTTCTACAGGTTGGTCAACAGGTAATCATCTACATTTTGGCATACAAATTAATGGGGAATGGGTGGATCCCATGCTCTATGTAAAGTAA
- the ftsX gene encoding permease-like cell division protein FtsX — protein MKIRTIFYLMGQGFMNIIKNQLMSFASITTISACIFMVGIFYTVSVNMDYMLDAIETTMGMTVFFDEGTSEEQIIEIKGLLEARSEVHKVNYISPEEAWTNFKNEYFSGKEDQLAGFEGENPLKDSASLEVYFARLETQKDLVAYIESLPNVRNIRQAEQVVEIMQSFNTLVRYSSLVLVAILLIISIFLISNTIRLGISTRQKEIEIMKYIGAKDAFIKGPFIIEGAIIGIIGAVIPLSIIYVFYEKVIEVVTTEFVLISNYLIFMNIMDIYKNLVPMAALFGILIGLIGSRLTIHKYLKV, from the coding sequence ATGAAAATTAGAACGATTTTTTATTTGATGGGTCAAGGATTTATGAACATCATCAAGAATCAATTGATGTCCTTTGCCTCTATTACGACAATATCTGCTTGTATATTTATGGTTGGCATCTTTTATACAGTAAGTGTTAATATGGACTATATGTTAGATGCTATAGAAACAACGATGGGCATGACGGTATTTTTTGACGAAGGTACAAGTGAAGAGCAGATCATCGAAATCAAAGGTCTTCTTGAAGCAAGAAGTGAAGTGCACAAGGTGAATTATATATCGCCTGAGGAAGCCTGGACCAATTTTAAGAATGAGTACTTTTCTGGAAAAGAAGACCAATTGGCAGGCTTTGAAGGTGAAAACCCCTTGAAAGATTCAGCATCATTGGAAGTTTATTTTGCCAGACTAGAGACACAAAAGGACTTGGTTGCATATATTGAATCTTTACCGAATGTAAGAAATATTAGACAGGCGGAACAAGTTGTTGAAATCATGCAAAGCTTTAATACATTGGTTCGCTATTCTAGCCTTGTACTTGTCGCTATTTTATTAATTATCTCGATTTTTTTAATATCCAACACCATACGACTTGGCATATCAACAAGGCAAAAAGAAATTGAGATTATGAAATATATCGGTGCAAAAGATGCCTTCATCAAAGGACCTTTTATCATTGAAGGTGCCATTATAGGTATTATAGGAGCGGTAATCCCATTATCCATTATTTATGTATTTTACGAAAAGGTCATAGAAGTTGTAACAACTGAGTTTGTTCTTATCAGTAATTATTTAATATTTATGAACATTATGGATATCTATAAGAACCTAGTTCCAATGGCTGCTTTATTTGGTATTTTGATTGGACTCATCGGTAGTCGATTGACAATCCACAAGTATTTAAAAGTTTAG
- the ftsE gene encoding cell division ATP-binding protein FtsE, producing MIRLENVTKVYPNGVKALDDVSFEIEKGAFVFIVGSSGSGKSTLLKLLMKEINPTSGKLHIEEKDITKLRRSKIPKLRRSIGVVFQDFRLLEKMTIYNNVAFTLKVTEAPTRTIRRNVPMVLSLVGLSQKANMHPKQLSGGEQQRAALARAIVNNPPILLADEPTGNLDPKTSWEIMKLLLDINLRGTTVVVVTHDKEVVNSMKKRVITLREGRVVRDMQKGDYGYEN from the coding sequence ATGATTCGATTGGAAAATGTGACAAAAGTGTATCCGAATGGCGTAAAGGCTTTGGATGACGTGTCATTTGAAATAGAAAAAGGAGCCTTTGTCTTTATTGTCGGTAGCTCAGGCTCAGGTAAGTCCACATTATTAAAGTTGTTGATGAAGGAAATCAATCCGACAAGTGGCAAATTACATATTGAGGAAAAAGATATAACTAAATTAAGAAGAAGCAAAATACCAAAACTTAGGCGAAGTATTGGTGTTGTATTTCAGGACTTTAGATTATTAGAGAAAATGACGATATACAACAATGTAGCTTTCACTTTGAAAGTGACAGAAGCACCGACAAGAACCATACGACGGAATGTACCTATGGTACTTTCACTTGTAGGGCTATCACAAAAAGCGAATATGCATCCCAAACAACTTTCAGGTGGCGAGCAGCAAAGAGCAGCCTTAGCAAGGGCGATAGTCAATAATCCCCCAATCCTGCTTGCAGATGAGCCTACCGGTAACTTAGATCCAAAAACATCATGGGAGATTATGAAGTTACTTCTTGATATTAATCTAAGGGGTACAACCGTTGTTGTGGTAACCCATGATAAGGAAGTTGTTAATTCTATGAAGAAGCGCGTCATAACCCTTAGAGAAGGCCGTGTCGTCAGAGACATGCAAAAGGGGGACTACGGCTATGAAAATTAG